A portion of the Fulvia fulva chromosome 1, complete sequence genome contains these proteins:
- a CDS encoding ToMV susceptible protein tm-1(GCR26) has protein sequence MSPPTDRKQILETFRKQTQDSRAIVGAGAGIGLSAKFIEEGGGDLIIIYNSGRFRMAGRGSLAGLMPYSNANDVVVDMAKEVIPVVKHTPVIAGICGTDPFKDMTRLLKQLKELGFAGVQNFPTVGLIDGTFRANLEETGMGFDMEVEAIRIAHEMDMLTTPYVFNADEATKMATAGADVVVAHMGLTSSGSIGAKSGKSLDDCVKEVQAIRDAATKVNKDIMVLCHGGPIAAPDDAKYVLEKVSGIHGFFGASSMERLPVEKAITGITQDFKRIAVKQ, from the exons ATGTCGCCCCCCACAGATCGCAAGCAGATCCTGGAAACGTTCCGCAAGCAGACACAAGATAGTCGAGCGATAGTAGGAGCAGGAGCCG GCATTGGTCTTTCTGCCAAGTTCATCGAGGAAGGTGGCGGAGACCTGATCATCATTTACAACAGTGGGCGGTTTCGCATGGCAGGTCGAGGATCGCTGGCCGGACTGATGCCATACTCCAACGCCAACGACGTGGTCGTCGACATGGCCAAGGAGGTGATACCGGTCGTGAAGCATACTCCAGTTATCGCAGGCATCTGCGGGACAGATCCGTTCAAAGACATGACTCGATTGCTGAAGCAGCTGAAGGAACTGGGCTTCGCAGGCGTGCAGAACTTCCCCACTGTGGGATTGATCGATGGCACCTTCCGAGCGAATCTGGAGGAGACTGGTATGGGCTTCGATATGGAGGTCGAGGCGATTCGGATAGCGCATGAGATGGACATGCTCACCACTCCATACGTGTTCAACGCTGATGAAGCAACGAAGATGGCCACGGCGGGTGCGGACGTTGTTGTTGCGCACATGGGCCTTACCTCGTCTGGGTCGATAGGTGCCAAGTCGGGCAAGAGCCTTGATGACTGCGTGAAGGAGGTCCAAGCCATCCGCGATGCTGCGACGAAGGTCAACAAAGATATCATGGTGCTGTGTCATGGCGGACCTATCGCGGCACCAGATGATGCAAAGTACGTGCTGGAGAAGGTCAGTGGCATCCATGGATTCTTTGGAGCCAGCTCGATGGAGAGGCTGCCGGTGGAGAAGGCCATCACAGGCATAACGCAGGACTTCAAGAGGATCGCCGTCAAGCAATGA
- a CDS encoding MFS-type transporter oryC encodes MGFTNFLGDKKSQVVAFSSSAIALYGYDQGMMSLINTNKSYLRTMGIAEEDPQVGVIVAVYYLGCSVGAVLFSWLADNYGRKKALFGCLAMASLGNLIMFIAGLNGMPGALAVMYAGRVVMGLGVGGVDSVVPVYSSELSSDDARGKALAQEFQANILGLNIAFGINLAVTRALGKQNQWAWRIPIIAMQVFPVVLMAFIGGLPESPRWCVFHERQEDAKKALMQFVDEEEAEKQRDELVKSHEEEGDNKIGYTDMFTPGHAQFHPTILTIMGQVNQALTGYGAVSVYGPQIFELLGYGTRTSEYLTQGNYISYLALMTFAWLLIDAVGRRSVLLTGSGTLTISFLLLALFGGLAYNSSELHIHVDAVAVPGIVVLYIATGAFGIGWLVPPWLIPTEIYPTTARAQGTAVSVIIWGLANFAITLLTPIMFNNLKYWIFLVFGATNLFAGLWTYLYCPETGGRTFEENQEFFEEAKKERSWRVSRIRDGEFRFLPYPKPEGKDDGESQPLLQRVRDQVEA; translated from the exons ATGGGCTTCACAAACTTCTTGGGCGATAAGAAGTCGCAA GTCGTCGCATTTTCCTCCTCGGCCATAGCCCTCTATGGCTACGATCAAGGCATGATGAGCCTGATCAACACGAATAAGAGCTATCTCCGAACAATGGGCATAGCAGAAGAGGATCCTCAAGTCGGAGTGATCGTAGCAGTCTATTACCTAGGCTGCTCCGTCGGCGCTGTGCTCTTTTCCTGGCTTGCAGATAACTATGGGCGTAAAAAAGCGCTGTTTGGCTGTCTCGCCATGGCGAGCTTGGGGAATCTCATTATGTTCATTGCAGGATTGAACGGGATGCCGGGAGCTCTGGCAGTAATGTACGCAGGAAGAGTTGTTATGGGACTGGGAGTAGGAGGTGTGGATAGTGTGGTGCCGGTATACTCGAGCGAACTCAGCAGCGACGATGCTCGAGGAAAAGCTCTGGCCCAGGAATTCCAAGCGAACATTCTGGGTCTGAACATTGCGTTCGGCATCAATCTCGCTGTGACCAGAGCTCTGGGAAAGCAGAATCAGTGGGCCTGGCGGATTCCAATCATTGCGATGCAGGTGTTTCCGGTCGTGTTGATGGCGTTTATTGGTGGGCTACCGGAGAGCCCGAGGTGGTGTGTATTCCACGAGCGGCAGGAAGATGCGAAGAAGGCACTGATGCAGTTCGTGGACGAGGAAGAGGCGGAGAAGCAGAGAGATGAGCTGGTTAAAAGTCACGAGGAGGAGGGTGATAATAAGATTGGCTACACAGATATGTTCACGCCGGGACATGCACAGTTTCATCCTACGATCTTGACGATTATGGGGCAGGTCAATCAAGCGTTGACGGGATATGGAG CTGTATCCGTCTACGGACCCCAGATCTTCGAACTCCTAGGCTACGGGACCCGCACATCCGAATATCTCACCCAAGGGAACTACATCTCCTACCTTGCACTCATGACTTTCGCCTGGCTTCTCATAGACGCCGTCGGCCGTCGTAGCGTCCTCCTGACCGGCTCTGGTACCCTCACAATCTCCTTCCTCCTCCTTGCCCTCTTCGGCGGACTGGCCTACAACAGCTCAGAGCTCCACATCCACGTCGACGCCGTGGCCGTCCCTGGTATCGTCGTTCTTTACATCGCTACCGGCGCCTTTGGCATAGGATGGTTGGTACCGCCGTGGCTGATCCCAACGGAGATAT ATCCGACGACGGCCCGCGCTCAAGGCACAGCCGTCTCAGTCATCATTTGGGGCCTTGCCAACTTCGCCATTACGTTGCTCACCCCCATCATGTTCAACAACCTAAAATACTGGATCTTCTTGGTTTTCGGAGCTACGAACCTGTTCGCAGGGCTGTGGACCTATTTGTATTGCCCTGAGACGGGTGGGAGGACGTTTGAGGAGAACCAGGAGTTCTTTGAGGAGGCGAAGAAGGAGAGAAGTTGGAGAGTTAGTAGGATACGGGATGGGGAGTTTAGGTTCTTGCCGTATCCTAAGCCAGAGGGGAAGGACGATGGTGAGAGTCAGCCGTTGCTGCAGAGGGTTAGAGATCAGGTAGAGGCGTAG
- a CDS encoding Nuclear movement protein nudC, with protein NADLLQHRRCRRAGIVPAKLNMTPHTPRRTSAPSSSTRLSLETSTAIPPKMADDRPASPTPEERKKLDEEAKKRENEEQSKLPYKWTQTIADVDLVSPVPGNLKGKDFDVKITKTTLKAGIKGQEPIIDGTLPHPIDLDESAWTLETSPSGKELNIHLQKVNTMEWWPHVITSAPKIDTSKIQPENSKLSDLEGETRTMVEKMMYDQQQKEMGKPTSDEQKKMDMLKKFQEQHPEMDFSNAKIS; from the exons AATGCCGACCTCCTGCAGCACAGACGTTGTCGTCGCGCAGGGATCGTGCCTGCCAAACTCAACATGACACCCCACACCCCGCGCCGAACTTCGGCCCCTTCGTCTTCCACGCGACTCTCTCTAGAAACATCAACCGCCATACCTCCAAAAATGGCTGACGATCGACCAGCATCGCCAACGCCTGAAGAGCGAAAGAAGCTTGACGAGGAAGCCAAAAAGCGTGAAAATGAAGAACAAAGCAAACTTCCGTACAAATGGACACAAACAATCGCCGACGTCGATCTGGTCTCGCCAGTGCCAGGCAACCTGAAAGGCAAGGACTTTGATGTGAAGATCACCAAGACCACTCTCAAAGCCGGCATAAAAGGACAAGAGCCAATAATCGAT GGCACTCTCCCACACCCCATCGACCTCGACGAATCCGCCTGGACGCTCGAGACCTCCCCGTCTGGCAAAGAGCTCAACATCCACCTCCAAAAGGTCAACACCATGGAATGGTGGCCGCACGTCATCACCTCTGCGCCCAAAATCGACACGTCGAAAATCCAGCCTGAGAATTCAAAACTGAGCGATTTGGAGGGCGAGACGCGCACGATGGTCGAGAAGATGATGTATGATCAGCAGCAGAAGGAGATGGGAAAACCTACCAGTGATGAACAGAAGAAGATGGATATGTTGAAAAAGTTTCAGGAACAGCATCCGGAGATGGACTTTTCGAATGCGAAGATCTCGTGA
- a CDS encoding Diacylglycerol pyrophosphate phosphatase 1, translated as MPSSDRGKASAQDAGLFDAFQRFSRKTHAADYLGLAVLVAGYVLLKLFGEPFHSQFRLDDPRIQHPHAEVERVGVVWLFTYAGAIPLAALAAWAVLLRPDANKVHITMLGLVIAILTTTFLTDLFKDAIGRPRPDLVARCKPGADTPRNEMVTVDVCTETNHHLLHDGWRSYPSGHSSFSFAGLGWLALVLASQTHVLRPRANLATVLVCLAPLVGAAMIAISRLEDYRHDVFDVVSGSVLGMVVAYLNWRRYYPSLLDRQCHEPYVPLTVANGTSSPNSGFQRVRDEEESYGHDRQMAEDERDY; from the exons ATGCCGAGCAGTGACAGAGGCAAGGCGTCTGCACAAGATGCCGGCCTTTTCGACGCCTTCCAGCGCTTCTCGAGAAAGACGCACGCTGCCGACTACCTTGGTCTTGCCGTCCTGGTCGCTGGATATGTGCTGCTGAAGCTGTTCGGCGAGCCATTCCATTCACAATTTCGCCTGGACGATCCCAGGATACAGCACCCGCACGCAGAGGTAGAGCGAGTTGGCGTTG TATGGCTCTTCACCTACGCCGGCGCAATACCTCTTGCTGCATTGGCGGCCTGGGCCGTACTTTTACGCCCTGACGCGAATAAAGTGCACATCACTATGCTAGGGCTTGTCATTGCTATCCTCACCACCACCTTTCTGACCGACCTTTTCAAAGACGCCATTGGACGACCGCGACCCGACCTCGTTGCGCGATGCAAGCCAGGAGCCGACACTCCAAGAAATGAGATGGTGACGGTGGATGTATGTACAGAGACAAACCATCACCTGCTACACGATGGCTGGCGGAGCTATCCCAGTGGACACAGCAGCTTCAGCTTCGCAGGTCTAGGCTGGCTtgctctcgtgctcgctAGTCAGACGCATGTCTTGCGACCCCGAGCCAACCTCGCCACTGTACTGGTGTGCCTGGCGCCTCTGGTAGGAGCTGCGATGATTGCCATATCACGATTGGAGGACTACAGACATGACGTGTTTGACGTCGTGAGCGGGTCAGTGTTGGGTATGGTCGTTGCCTATCTCAACTGGAGAAGATACTACCCAAGCTTGCTTGACAGGCAATGCCACGAGCCGTACGTACCACTCACCGTTGCTAACGGCACGTCCAGTCCGAACAGCGGGTTCCAGCGAGTTCGAGACGAAGAAGAAAGCTACGGTCATGACCGGCAAATGGCTGAGGACGAACGAGATTATTGA
- a CDS encoding UPF0261 protein, translated as MPHIVLLGTCDSKLEELLFLRTQILKSGGDDTRVTLVDVGRSPTKHELITVSQDMLTSKYGPLERQDLSSLARGDVIKYMISCGQSWLKEAFAVGEQVQAKAIHGVISAGGTGGTSLVSGIIRNILPIGFPKLIVSTAASGDTGPIVGETDLTLTYSVVDIAGTNSLLRRILSNAAGAICGMARVYEKSLAEETYGKQRKRVGLTMFGVTTPCVDTVRQHLESTYDVECFVFHCTGHGGKAMERLVEQGELDAVLDITTTEICDYLCGGVMSAGEHRLEASLEAGIPCIISLGATDMVNFGPKATVPEKYQNRKLFEHNPTVTLIRTSPDECRQIGDFIVDKLKNHVRNSSNVQVVVPKGGVSMLASPGGPFYDAEADKAIFSAVREGLRETETDLIEDDRAVNDEGFAHDIAERLAKLMGLVRQ; from the exons ATGCCTCATATTGTACTCCTCGGAACATGCGAC TCTAAGCTTGAAGAACTTCTCTTTCTCAGAACGCAAATCCTCAAAAGCGGAGGCGATGACACGAGGGTAACACTGGTTGATGTAGGACGATCGCCAACAAAGCACGAGTTGATCACAGTATCACAAGATATGTTGACCTCCAAATATGGCCCACTCGAAAGACAAGACTTATCATCACTGGCAAGAGGAGATGTCATAAAGTACATGATCTCTTGCGGGCAGAGCTGGCTCAAGGAAGCTTTTGCTGTTGGCGAGCAAGTCCAAGCCAAAGCTATACACGGAGTCATCAGTGCAGGAGGCACCGGTGGCACCTCTTTGGTTTCCGGCATCATCAGAAATATCCTGCCTATCGGATTTCCTAAGCTCATCGTGAGCACTGCTGCATCTGGAGACACTGGACCTATCGTCGGCGAGACGGATCTGACATTGACGTATTCTGTTGTTGACATCGCAGGAACCAACTCTCTGCTGAGACGCATTCTTTCGAACGCGGCAGGAGCCATCTGTGGAATGGCAAGAGTTTATGAGAAGTCACTGGCCGAAGAGACATATGGCAAGCAACGGAAGCGAGTCGGCCTAACAATGTTTGGCGTCACGACGCCTTGTGTCGACACGGTCCGACAACACCTAGAATCCACTTACGACGTCGAATGCTTTGTGTTTCACTGTACGGGCCATGGCGGGAAAGCTATGGAGCGCCTTGTTGAGCAGGGCGAGCTGGACGCTGTGCTGGACATCACGACTACAGAGATCTGCGACTACCTCTGCGGTGGAGTCATGAGTGCTGGAGAACATCGACTTGAAGCGTCGCTGGAAGCCGGCATTCCTTGCATTATCAGCCTTGGCGCAACAGATATGGTAAATTTCGGTCCAAAGGCGACTGTCCCGGAGAAGTATCAGAATCGCAAGCTCTTTGAGCATAACCCAACTGTTACGCTGATACGCACGTCGCCCGATGAATGCAGGCAGATTGGCGACTTCATCGTGGACAAGCTCAAGAATCACGTCAGGAACTCCAGCAACGTCCAAGTAGTTGTGCCGAAGGGTGGCGTGAGCATGCTCGCATCACCTGGTGGCCCGTTCTATGACGCTGAAGCAGATAAAGCCATCTTCTCTGCAGTTCGTGAAGGCTTGAGAGAGACCGAAACGGACTTGATCGAGGACGACCGCGCTGTGAACGACGAGGGATTCGCACATGATATCGCAGAGCGACTTGCAAAGCTGATGGGCCTTGTTCGTCAATGA